One Paenibacillus sp. SYP-B4298 genomic window, CCGATTGCTGATCGTCATCATGCCCTGCATGACTCCATCATGACAGCGAAGCTATGGCATGGGTATCTCAAGCAAATGATGTCAAGAAATATATCCACACTCGCCGATCTGTATGCTTATCTCAGTAAGCACTAGCTGACTAGCGTCCGTCCGCACAGAAGCATCCTGAACCGTCCGAATCGGACGGCGCAGGATGCTTTTATGTTGGCATGTCTGTACACTATGCCGTGGAAGGGGTGTCGCCAGCCTTGGCCGGTGGATGAATACGCCATAACGATAGAATGAGGGAGATGGCAGCCAGGGCTGTAATCAGACTGAACAGCAGTAGCTGGGAATATCCCATGAGCCAGCCGAACAATGGCGGGCCAAAGGCGACGCCAAGAAAGCGCAGGCTGCTGTACAGCGACATGATTATGCCTCGATGCTGGCGGTCGACAGCACCAGCGATCATCGTATTCAGGCAAGGCAATACCAGTCCAGTGCCGATGCTGGACAGGAGAAGAAGTCCAATCAGCAGGTACAACTGGTTATACAGCAAGATGGCAGCGCCCAGAGCTAAAGTCATAGCGGCGAGTCCGATGGCCATCAGCCGCTTCATGAGTGGGCCGTTGTTTTTGATCTTCCGTCCACAGATATAAGCCGTCACGACAAGCCCGAGCAGTGGAATCGCAAGGATGCCCCCTTTCGCAACGCCATCAATCGAATAAGGCGGCTTCTCCAGGATGTCCGATAGGTAAAATAAGGCGCCGAATAAAATAAATAAGGCGAGTGCGCCGACAAAGAAGGAAGGGATGAGCCAGCCACCCTGCTCCCGAAAGATCACCCCGATCTGGCGGAGGTAGTATTTCACCGGGGGAGCCTGTGTCTTCTTCTTGGGCTCGTGGATGAGCCAGATCATCGCCAGCAGCGATAGAGCACAGAAGAAGGGAAAAGCAAAAAACGGCGCATACCAGATAATTAGAGCGAACAGAGAGCCTAGAATGGGACTGACGACTTTGCCCGCTCCATTGGAAGCCTCAATTAAGCCTAGCGCCTCGCTCTCGTTGCCATCCTTGTACATATCGCCTACCAGTGCCATGGCAATCGGCGCCGTGCCTGCGGCGCCAAGACCTTGCAGCGCACGTGCCCAGATGACGATCGTATACGAGCCCCACACAGCTCCGAAGCCCGCCAGAATACCCGCGGCGCCGTAGACTGCTAGGGAGGGGAGAATGACGGACTTGCGGCTGAAGCGATCCGATAAATAACCCGCTATAGGTATGAAAAGCCCGGCAGTCACCGAAAATAAGGTTATAATCAGGCTCGATTGAAAGTTGCTGATTGAAAGCTGGCGTTCGATATCGGGCAGGATGGGTACCAGCATCGAGTTGCCGAGCACCAATACAAGCGGAACTGTAGCCAGGGCGATATATTCCTTCCACTTGGAGGAGCTGCCTGAAGAGGAGGGCTTGCTCTCCCCTGTCGTTTCGTTCTTGCTTCGCTGCCTGTGGTCGACGACGACCCAGGGCCATCTGCTTTTGGTCGATTGCATCTTAGATGTGTCACCGTCCGATTCTCTAAGGGTCTTGGCTAACTATAGATTAGGGTGCCCCGGCGCTTGAGCTTTGATTCGAAGGCGTGATATGATGGGGATCAAAGGAGAGAGTTCACGATGAAAAAATTTGGAATCCTCGCAACGTCCATTGCTGTGTTGATTCTATTGTTTGTGCTATGGAACCAAAATCAGATCAGTCTGCTGACTTCCGGCCAGCAAGCGGAGGCTCAGCCGAAGCCGGGCTATGCAGCTCCGGTTATTGAGCTTCCGGGTCTGGATGAGCAGACCTATACGGCAGGTGGGTCGCATCCTAAGCTGTTGATGGTCAATTTCTGGGCCTCATGGTGTGGACCGTGTGAGCTGGAGGCTCCCGATCTGGTCGCCTTGTATGAGAAATACGGGGATAAGCTGGAGCTGTACGGGGTGAACGCCACGTTCTATGATAAGGAACGGCAAGCAAGGCAATTCGTCACGGACTTTAATCTGAACTTCCCTATTCTGATGGATCGCGAGGGAGAGGCAACCAAGCTATATAAGGTTTCCACCTTTCCGACAACCTTGCTGATTGACAGAGATGGCACCGTCAAGGAGCGAGTCGTCGGGGTCATCACGCGCGAGCAATGGGAGAAGCGAATCGAAGCGCTGCTGCAGGACGAAGCGGGCTCCTAAAAATAAATGACGCACGAACGGGCAACCCCGTTGTGCGTCATTTTATTTTGGCTTGTCATCTCGGTTAGTGATTGACCAGTCCAAGCTGCTCCCGATGCTCAGGGTCATTGCTTGCTACCTTGGCGCTGTTCAGCAGCGCATAGCGTATGCTATCGACAAGCGCCTGCCAGCTAGCTTCGACAATGTTGCTCGATACACCGACAGTGCTCCAGGTGTTGTTAAAGTCTGTGGACTCGATCAGCACCCGCACCTTGGCAGAGGTCGCATCATTCTCGTCGATCACCCGAACCTTGTAATCAGACAGATGCACATTCATGATGCTCGGATAGAACCGAACCAGCGCCTTGCGCAAGGCATTGTCCAGCGCATTCACCGGGCCGTTCCCCTCTGCCGCGGTGTAGACGGTCTCGCCATCAACATTAATCTTAACGATGGCTTCAGAGAGTAGCTGTCCATTGCCTTTCTCGACAAGCAGCTTGATGGACTCTGTTGTGAAGACCTTCTTGCCTTCTCCGAAAGCCTCGCGCAGCAGCAGCTCCAAGGAGGCATCAGCGCCTTCAAACTGATAGCCTTGATGCTCAAGCTCCTTGATCTGGTCGATAATATCCTTCGTCTTCTCATTATTGGCGTGAATGTCGAGTCCAAGCTCCTGCGCCTTGGAGATAATATTGCTCTGTCCAGCCAACTCGGATACAAGAATACGCTGCTTGTTGCCGACCAGCTCCGGAGCAATATGCTCATAGGTTTTGGAATCCTTCATAATCGCCGATACATGGATGCCGCCCTTGTGGGCAAAGGCAGCATTGCCGACATAGGCTTGGTTAACCGGCATATGGACATTGGCAATCTCGCTAATATAACGGGCGACATTGGTCAATTGGCCAAGCTGCTCTGCACGAATGCAGTCATAGTTCATCTTCAACTGCAGATTGGGGATGATGGAGCACAGGTTGGCATTGCCACAGCGTTCACCGTATCCATTAATCGTCCCTTGCACTTGAGTAGCACCAGCGTTAACGGCTGCCAGTGAATTGGCAACAGCCAACTCGCAGTCGTTATGCGTATGAATGCCGATCGGGGCACCCAGCTCTTCACGAACACGGGAGACGATCTCATGCACCTCGCTCGGCAGCGTGCCTCCGTTCGTATCACACAGCACGATCCAGTCAGCCCCTGCCTCATGAGCGCTGCGCAGCGCAGCCAGCGCATACTCCGGGTTATGCTTGTACCCGTCAAAGAAATGCTCTGCGTCGTAGATGGCTTCCAATCCGCTGCGCTTCAAGAAGGCGAACGAATCGGCAATCATCGCCAGATTCTCCTCCAATGTCGTCTGCAGGGCGGTATGAACATGGAAGTCCCATGACTTGCCGACCAGAGTGGCGGCGGGAACGCCGGACTCTACGATGCGCAACAGGCTGCTGTCATGCTCGGCCACACTGTTCTTGCGTCGTGTACTGCCAAAGGCGGTAATCTTTGCGTTTAGCTTCAGCGATTGCACCCGTTTGAAAAACTCAATATCCTTGCTGTTGCTTCCCGGGTTGCCTCCCTCAATGTAATGAACGCCAAGCGAGTCGAGCTTCTGGGCAATCTTCAGCTTGTCGTCTGCTGACAGGCTGATCCCTTCGCCCTGCGTGCCGTCGCGCAGCGTCGTATCAAAAATGGAGATTTGTCGTGTCATTCGGGACGCTTCCTTTCCTAAATACAATAGTTCATTCATTGACCTGGTTAATGAATCGTTACGAAGTCATAATTTCTAATTATAGCATGGGCTCTGTTCATATGGGTAGTCCAAGAATTCAGAGTGACCTAATTTTTAGATCAAAAAACCTCGCCTGATGTCCGCTGGAGTGGGGGACAGGCGAGGTTTAAGTCAATATTTAGAGCATCTCTGTATCAATAATCCTCCAATGGTATTTCAGCAGTGCCTCCAGGCTGCCCTTATCCTGAGCCTTGAAGTATTCGACGATCTTGAAATGCTCTCCGTTAACCTGTTTCAACACGAGCGCCAGCTTGTTGTGATCGCTGCTCAGATAGGATTGGCGAATAAAGCTGTTCTTGAGCGAGCCCATCAGCTCGATGAGATGCGGGTTGTCGCATTTGCGAATGTAGATTTCATGGAAGTCATATTGATCTTTATGATAATGGGAGAAATCGAATTGGCTAATATCCTGGTCAATCTTGTGGCATAGAGCCTCCATATCTGCAATATCCCTCTCTGTCAGGCGATCGGCTGCAAGCGTCGCGGCCAAGGCATCCAGAGAGCCGATAATCTGCGAGACATTCAATTTCTCCTTGGTGTCAAACGGCTTGACGATAAAGCCGCGGCGGGGAATATAGTCGAGCAGGTTGTCGGAGGTTAGCTGAAACAGCGCCTCGCGGGTGGGTGTCCGGCTAATGTCCAGTCTTTTGCAAATTTCGGCTTCATTGATTTTTTGGTTGGGAAGCAACGTTCCATCCTGGATTTTCTGAGCAATATAGTCGTATACATGATCCTTTAACGATTGGTATTTTGGCGCTTGCATGCCGGATTCCCCTTTCATTCGTGCTTGAAGACGGTACAATAGCAACATCATTAACGAAGCGGCAGCATCCTGGGCGGCGGCTTCGGATCAGTTAATAGAAAGCGCGTCCATAGGAAACATCAGTTTACATTGACGCTCTTCGCCTCGTAGTGTAAACTTTGTGGTGCAAGTGCGGACGGTATGCCTGAACAAGTAGTCGTCAGAACCATAAATGCACGCGATTGCCCCTACTCTGTTATTTCTCAAATGGATAACAATTGCCGTCAAGGACGGTTCTAGCAGTTCACGCTAGCATGGCTATAATGAATAATAATTAATAAAACTAATTGTTTATCCATAGTTCCATCTTATCATTGGAAATCCAGGAGTACAAGCGCAAGTTCGTATGCAGTGTCAACTTCATGTTAACTATTTTAAATTATTATCTTAAAATTTAAACAGTTAGCTTAAAAAAATGAGTTGTATGGCAAAGATGGCGATGTTATAATAAGTGACATAAGCGAGAGCTGTATATTGTATGGTGTATATTATATAGTTCATACTGTGCCATGTACATGGCTGAATTTTATGTTGTACAGTGTATATTGTATACAGTATTGGCAGGGCATATAACTCGCATGTTGTGTTCGGGGTAGGTCGGTTGCAACTATATTACATGATTGGGAGAGATGAGAGAGATGAAGAAGCTACTGGTACTAATTGTCATGGTGACGACAGTGCTGACTGCTTGCGGTCAGAAGGACAATGGAGGGGCGACGCCGAATAATACGCAAGGTGGCAGCAGCAACACGCCGAAAACCGAGGAGAAGGCTAAGCTGACGGTTGGCACCAGCGCTGATTTTGCACCTTATGAATTCCATAAGACGATTGACGGGAAGGACACCATTGTCGGATTTGACATCGAGATTGCCAAAGAGATCGCCAAGGATGCCAATGCCGAGCTTGTCATTGAAGACATGGATTTTGATAGCTTGCTTATGGCGCTGGATACCGGAAAGCTGGATTTCGTCATCTCGGGCATGAACCCGAAGCCTGAGCGTAGAGAAGTAGTGGATTTCTCCGATCTATATTATCATGGCGAGCATAGTGTGCTTGTTAAGAAGGATGCAGTAGAGCAATTCAATTCGCTAGATGATCTCAAGGGCAAAAAAATCGGTGTGCAGAAGGGTTCCATCCAGGAGGAGCTTGGCCAAGGAGTCGAG contains:
- the cimA gene encoding citramalate synthase, whose translation is MTRQISIFDTTLRDGTQGEGISLSADDKLKIAQKLDSLGVHYIEGGNPGSNSKDIEFFKRVQSLKLNAKITAFGSTRRKNSVAEHDSSLLRIVESGVPAATLVGKSWDFHVHTALQTTLEENLAMIADSFAFLKRSGLEAIYDAEHFFDGYKHNPEYALAALRSAHEAGADWIVLCDTNGGTLPSEVHEIVSRVREELGAPIGIHTHNDCELAVANSLAAVNAGATQVQGTINGYGERCGNANLCSIIPNLQLKMNYDCIRAEQLGQLTNVARYISEIANVHMPVNQAYVGNAAFAHKGGIHVSAIMKDSKTYEHIAPELVGNKQRILVSELAGQSNIISKAQELGLDIHANNEKTKDIIDQIKELEHQGYQFEGADASLELLLREAFGEGKKVFTTESIKLLVEKGNGQLLSEAIVKINVDGETVYTAAEGNGPVNALDNALRKALVRFYPSIMNVHLSDYKVRVIDENDATSAKVRVLIESTDFNNTWSTVGVSSNIVEASWQALVDSIRYALLNSAKVASNDPEHREQLGLVNH
- a CDS encoding MFS transporter, which encodes MQSTKSRWPWVVVDHRQRSKNETTGESKPSSSGSSSKWKEYIALATVPLVLVLGNSMLVPILPDIERQLSISNFQSSLIITLFSVTAGLFIPIAGYLSDRFSRKSVILPSLAVYGAAGILAGFGAVWGSYTIVIWARALQGLGAAGTAPIAMALVGDMYKDGNESEALGLIEASNGAGKVVSPILGSLFALIIWYAPFFAFPFFCALSLLAMIWLIHEPKKKTQAPPVKYYLRQIGVIFREQGGWLIPSFFVGALALFILFGALFYLSDILEKPPYSIDGVAKGGILAIPLLGLVVTAYICGRKIKNNGPLMKRLMAIGLAAMTLALGAAILLYNQLYLLIGLLLLSSIGTGLVLPCLNTMIAGAVDRQHRGIIMSLYSSLRFLGVAFGPPLFGWLMGYSQLLLFSLITALAAISLILSLWRIHPPAKAGDTPSTA
- a CDS encoding transporter substrate-binding domain-containing protein, with product MKKLLVLIVMVTTVLTACGQKDNGGATPNNTQGGSSNTPKTEEKAKLTVGTSADFAPYEFHKTIDGKDTIVGFDIEIAKEIAKDANAELVIEDMDFDSLLMALDTGKLDFVISGMNPKPERREVVDFSDLYYHGEHSVLVKKDAVEQFNSLDDLKGKKIGVQKGSIQEELGQGVENAELTSLTKLPELVMELKTGRVDAVIVDKPVADQYAAKQDDIAVAPGVKFDLSEDETGYAIAVKKGNQELLDKINATIKRLTENGDVNRFVVEANEMVE
- a CDS encoding GntR family transcriptional regulator, whose amino-acid sequence is MQAPKYQSLKDHVYDYIAQKIQDGTLLPNQKINEAEICKRLDISRTPTREALFQLTSDNLLDYIPRRGFIVKPFDTKEKLNVSQIIGSLDALAATLAADRLTERDIADMEALCHKIDQDISQFDFSHYHKDQYDFHEIYIRKCDNPHLIELMGSLKNSFIRQSYLSSDHNKLALVLKQVNGEHFKIVEYFKAQDKGSLEALLKYHWRIIDTEML
- a CDS encoding TlpA family protein disulfide reductase, which translates into the protein MKKFGILATSIAVLILLFVLWNQNQISLLTSGQQAEAQPKPGYAAPVIELPGLDEQTYTAGGSHPKLLMVNFWASWCGPCELEAPDLVALYEKYGDKLELYGVNATFYDKERQARQFVTDFNLNFPILMDREGEATKLYKVSTFPTTLLIDRDGTVKERVVGVITREQWEKRIEALLQDEAGS